The DNA sequence CATGCCGGGCGTGCGTCGCGGCGATCGCGGACTCGAGCGCCTCGTGGTCGAGCTCGCCGTCGATCACCCAAGTCAGCAGACAGTGCGAGGTCAGGTCCGTCGGGTCGAGCAGATGCCGGGTCAGGAAGATCAGCTGCATGGGCGTGAGCGGGACGACGCCCACCTCGGCGTCGCCGGTGTCCGCCGGTGCACCGGTGTCCGCGCGTGCATCGGAGTCCGCGCGTGCACCGGGGTCGGCTCCTTGCAGCCAGCCGGCCAGCCCGGTGACGGTCGGATGGTCGAGGAGCTGGGCGAGCGGGACCGGCCGTTCCAGCCGATCTGCCAGGCGCGCGCAGACCCGGCCCATGTCCAGCGAGCTACCGCCCAGGTCGCTGAGGGACACGTCCAGCGGCACCCCGGTGCGGCCCAGCACTTCGGCGAAGACCTCGGCGACGACCACAGCCATCCCGGCCGGCCGCTCGCCGTGCCCGTTACCGGCGGCATGGCGACCGGCGGGGACGGCGCGTGACAGGAGAGCCCGTTCGTCGAGCTTGCCCTGCGGCGTCACCGGAAAGGCGGTGATCGTCCGGATCTCGGCGGGCAACAGATAGGCGGGAAGCGCCTCACGTAGTACCGGCAGCGCCTCTCCGAGCGGGTCATCCGGCTGCTCTGGCACACACCAGGCGATCAGCCGAGGCTCAGCGCCGCCGGTGCGGTCGACCACCACCCGGCAGGAGCGTACCGGTAGCAGGGCGATGATCCTGCGCTCGATCTCCGCCGGCTCGATGCGATGGCCGCGGATCTTCACCTGCCGGTCGGCGCGCCCACGGAAGTGCAGCAGCCCGCTGGCGTCCCGGACCCCGAGGTCGCCGGTGCGGTACGCACGTACCTCCTGGTCGCCGACCCGGATCGTCACGAACTTGCGCGCGGTCTGCTCCTCGTCACCGACGTAGCCCAGCGCCAGCCCGGTGCCGGTGAGGCAGATCTCGCCGATCTCGCCGTCCGCGCACGGCCGGCTGCCATCAAGGAGGTGCACCCCGGTCTCCGGGACGGGACGGCCCAGCGGCACCCCGTCCGGGTGTTCGGCGTCGGCCAGTGAGATCCGGTGGGTGGTGGCGAACACGGTGCACTCCACCGGACCGTATCCGTTGAGTAGGACGACGCCGGGGTGGCGGCGCAGAAACCGGCCTACGTGGGTGGGTGAGAGACGTTCTCCACCGATCATCAGCAGGCGTAGCCCGGCGAACGCATCTGGGTCCTCATCGACCAGCATATTGAACAGGCTGCTGGTCAGCCAGGTGGTGGAAACTCCGTGCCGGCGGATGCCGTCGCGCAGCCCGTCGGCGGTCAGGTACGGCTCCGTGACGATCACCGAGGTGCCGCCGTTGGCGAGTGCCGCCCACAGTTCCAGGGAGAACGCGTCCCATGGCGCCGGCGCGGCCAGCGGGATCACAGTGTTTTCGTCGAAGGTGGCGAAGGTGTCGACCGCGAAGAGCCGGGCGGTGGCGCGGTGGGGTGTGAGCACGCCTTTCGGACGTCCGGTGGTTCCCGAGGTGAAGAACACACAGCACGCCGTGTCCCCACTGACTTCGGCGGGCCGGAATCCGGACGGTGCGGCTGCCTCGTTCACCGGAGGTGTCCACACCGGAAGGTCGGGCCCGGCGACCGGTTCGGCGGCGATCAGCAGCGGCGCGTGGAGCACTGCGGTGACCTCCCGCAGGCGTGCTGCGGGCCAAGCCGGGTCCAGCAGCGCATAGGCGGAACCTGTCTTGAGTACTGCGAGGAGAGCGAGCACGAGGTCCGTCCCGCGTGGCAGGACGATCGGCACCTGATGGCCCGCGGTCACGCCCTCGGCAGCGAGCCGGGCGGCCCAGGCGTTCGCCGTGGCGTCCAGCTCGCGGTAGCTGATGTGGCGATCCTCGGCGACCAGCGCCGTGGACCCGGGCCGGCACCGGGCTGTCCGGG is a window from the Solwaraspora sp. WMMD792 genome containing:
- a CDS encoding amino acid adenylation domain-containing protein translates to MQTNPIPPVGPARLDEGLHQRVARTARCRPGSTALVAEDRHISYRELDATANAWAARLAAEGVTAGHQVPIVLPRGTDLVLALLAVLKTGSAYALLDPAWPAARLREVTAVLHAPLLIAAEPVAGPDLPVWTPPVNEAAAPSGFRPAEVSGDTACCVFFTSGTTGRPKGVLTPHRATARLFAVDTFATFDENTVIPLAAPAPWDAFSLELWAALANGGTSVIVTEPYLTADGLRDGIRRHGVSTTWLTSSLFNMLVDEDPDAFAGLRLLMIGGERLSPTHVGRFLRRHPGVVLLNGYGPVECTVFATTHRISLADAEHPDGVPLGRPVPETGVHLLDGSRPCADGEIGEICLTGTGLALGYVGDEEQTARKFVTIRVGDQEVRAYRTGDLGVRDASGLLHFRGRADRQVKIRGHRIEPAEIERRIIALLPVRSCRVVVDRTGGAEPRLIAWCVPEQPDDPLGEALPVLREALPAYLLPAEIRTITAFPVTPQGKLDERALLSRAVPAGRHAAGNGHGERPAGMAVVVAEVFAEVLGRTGVPLDVSLSDLGGSSLDMGRVCARLADRLERPVPLAQLLDHPTVTGLAGWLQGADPGARADSDARADTGAPADTGDAEVGVVPLTPMQLIFLTRHLLDPTDLTSHCLLTWVIDGELDHEALESAIAATHARHEPLRAAYLGDPRPMARITEVDPPPLERLPAQPSVPAAIAALRALFTSGLLIEDADVWRVAVSPAGDATVLGIVVHHIAFDGWSESVLARDLAAAYNAARRGAPPPDQPAPPALARAYGDYIERLAMSGLVDQRERLRIELARVPSLHWPVSPGPDQVAGTGLVEVSIEPDMVAAVDAEAKAAGVSRFAALLHHYAVSLAEVTGQRDFAVGIPVAQRHGARSELAVGCHIAMLCLRLRGAALGEGPGALRAAQRDFAAAFSAQDVTFQDMLRLLDLPGGSRPPLFQTLFAVQDNAPGELALEGARTTFVRQPYLDLPLELHAEIWPGEDGGLRLTLYFRRDVIAESTVEEMSKRIGERIRTL